One window from the genome of Nicotiana tomentosiformis chromosome 5, ASM39032v3, whole genome shotgun sequence encodes:
- the LOC104108102 gene encoding auxin-responsive protein SAUR68-like — MKMLSTKKLINMAKRWQKFAAKQRKMISFPRNGNDTDSCSTSSSSIVQKGHFVVYTANQARFVIPLAYLENEVIRQLLRQSEEEFGLQSGGPITLPCDSDFLDYIISLIKKGVSAGDLHKVLLLSITSCCCSTSYLHQESGNQQILVY; from the coding sequence ATGAAGATGCTCAGTACTAAGAAACTCATCAACATGGCCAAGAGATGGCAGAAGTTCGCGGCCAAGCAGAGGAAGATGATTTCATTTCCAAGAAATGGCAATGATACAGACAGTTGTAGTACATCCTCATCCTCTATAGTTCAAAAGGGTCATTTTGTAGTATATACAGCTAACCAAGCACGATTCGTCATTCCCTTGGCTTACCTTGAAAATGAGGTCATTAGGCAACTTTTAAGACAGTCTGAAGAAGAGTTTGGGCTACAGAGTGGTGGCCCTATTACATTACCCTGTGATTCAGACTTCCTGGACTACATCATTTCACTAATCAAGAAAGGTGTATCTGCTGGAGATCTTCACAAAGTATTGCTCCTCTCAATTACTTCATGTTGCTGTTCAACTTCTTATTTGCACCAAGAAAGTGGAAATCAACAGATTCTTGTTTATTGA
- the LOC104108109 gene encoding auxin-responsive protein SAUR68-like codes for MERKTMLITKKLITIARRWQKFAAMQRKRISLPRNGSDADSCSTSSSSIAGKGHFVVYTIDQRRFLIPLAYLENEVVRQLLSMSEEEFGLPSGGLITLPCDSAFMDYIISLIKKGVTAGDLHKALLLSIPSCFYSTSSFHQERGNQPILVY; via the coding sequence atggaaagaaagaCAATGCTCATTACTAAGAAGCTCATCACAATAGCAAGGAGATGGCAAAAGTTTGCAGCTATGCAAAGGAAGAGGATTTCGCTTCCAAGAAATGGCAGTGATGCAGACAGTTGTAGTACATCTTCATCCTCTATCGCCGGAAAAGGCCATTTTGTAGTCTATACAATTGATCAAAGGCGCTTCCTAATTCCCTTGGCTTATCTTGAAAATGAGGTCGTTAGGCAACTTTTAAGCATGTCCGAAGAAGAGTTTGGACTACCAAGTGGTGGGCTTATTACATTACCCTGTGATTCGGCGTTCATGGACTACATCATATCACTGATCAAGAAAGGTGTAACTGCTGGAGATCTTCACAAAGCATTGCTCCTCTCAATTCCTTCATGTTTCTATTCAACTTCTTCTTTTCACCAAGAAAGAGGAAATCAACCGATTCTTGTTTATTGA